The Carcharodon carcharias isolate sCarCar2 chromosome 15, sCarCar2.pri, whole genome shotgun sequence genome includes a window with the following:
- the LOC121287899 gene encoding TAR DNA-binding protein 43-like translates to MAEYIRVAEEESEEPMEIPSEDDGTVLLSTVTAQFPGACGLRYRNPDNQCMRGVRLVEGILHAPDNGWGNLVYVVNYPKDNKRKMDETDASSAVKVKRAVQKTSDLIVLGLPWKTTEQDLKDYFSTFGEVIMVQVKRDTKTGNSKGFGFVRFTEYETQVKVMSQRHMIDGRWCDCKLPNSKQNADEPLRSRKVFVGRCTEDMSADELRQFFSQFGDVTDVFIPKPFRAFAFVTFADDQVAQSLCGEDLIIKGVSVHISNAEPKHLNARQQLDRGRYSVNTGGFGNQGGFGNNRGGGGGLGGSPNSNMSGGGMNFGAFSINPAMMAAAQAALQSSWGMMGMLASQQNQSGAAGANPQQNQGNVPREQNQPFGTNNNSYSSNSGALGWGSASNSGGPGFGSGFGSSMESKSSGWGM, encoded by the exons ATGGCAGAGTATATCCGTGTGGCGGAGGAAGAGTCGGAGGAGCCGATGGAGATCCCCTCCGAAGATGACGGCACCGTGCTGCTGTCGACGGTGACGGCGCAGTTCCCGGGCGCCTGTGGCCTGCGCTACCGTAATCCGGACAACCAGTGTATGCGCGGCGTGCGCCTGGTGGAGGGCATCCTGCACGCCCCAGACAATGGCTGGGGGAACCTGGTCTATGTGGTCAACTACCCGAAAG ACAACAAAAGGAAAATGGATGAAACTGATGCATCTTCAGCTGTGAAGGTGAAGAGAGCAGTCCAGAAAACATCGGACCTCATTGTTCTTGGACTTCCCTGGAAGACAACAGAACAAGACTTGAAAGATTACTTCAGTACTTTTGGAGAAGTGATTATGGTGCAG GTGAAAAGAGATACCAAGACtgggaattccaaaggctttggGTTTGTCAGATTCACAGAATATGAAACGCAAGTGAAAGTGATGTCACAGCGACACATGATTGATGGACGATGGTGTGATTGCAAACTGCCTAATTCCAAG CAAAATGCAGATGAGCCTTTGAGAAGCAGAAAAGTGTTTGTGGGTCGCTGCACTGAGGACATGAGTGCTGATGAACTTCGTCAGTTCTTTTCCCAGTTTGGAGATGTGACTGATGTATTTATCCCCAAACCTTTTCGTGCTTTTGCTTTTGTCACATTTGCTGATGACCAG GTTGCCCAGTCTCTGTGTGGTGAAGATTTGATCATTAAGGGGGTCAGCGTGCACATTTCCAATGCAGAACCTAAGCATTTGAATGCTAGGCAACAGCTAGATAGAGGACGGTACAGTGTCAACACGGGAGGCTTTGGCAATCAGGGTGGGTTTGGAAACAacagaggtggtggaggggggttagGTGGCAGTCCAAACAGTAATATGAGTGGAGGTGGAATGAATTTTGGGGCTTTTAGTATCAACCCAGCTATGATGGCAGCTGCTCAAGCAGCACTACAGAGCAGTTGGGGAATGATGGGAATGCTAGCCAGTCAACAGAACCAATCGGGTGCAGCAGGGGCAAACCCACAACAAAATCAGGGAAATGTACCAAGGGAACAGAATCAGCCATTTGGAACCAATAATAATTCATACAGCTCAAATTCTGGTGCATTAGGTTGGGGATCGGCATCCAACTCTGGTGGTCCTGGGTTTGGCTCTGGTTTTGGATCTAGCATGGAGTCCAAATCGTCAGGATGGGGAATGTAA